From a region of the Oryza sativa Japonica Group chromosome 6, ASM3414082v1 genome:
- the LOC4339994 gene encoding sPX domain-containing membrane protein Os06g0129400, with amino-acid sequence MVNFGKKLMADQIPEWKGYYINYKLMKKKVKQYGQQVQQGEKDRRRVLKDFSKMLDDQIEKIVLFLLEQQGALASRIEKLGKQRAILAEQPDISAIAELREAYREVGLDLIKLLKFVDLNATGIRKILKKFDKRFGYRFTDYYVTSRSNHPYSQLQQVFKHVGVGAVVGALSRNLADLQERQGSYLSIYDQPSTALKDPIIDMINSSVDKLTRSTNFLRFLGQHALIVGEESPSTAEEEEIEDQKYHFMSLMLNLVNTFLYMVNTYIIVPTADDYSVSLGAASTVCGVVIGSMAVAQIFSSVYFSAWSNKSYFRPLIFSSIVLFLGNVCYAMAYDMKSLTVLIIGRLLCGMGSARAVNRRYISDCVPARIRMQASAGFVSASALGMACGPALAGLLQWKFKIYMVTFNQSTLPGWVMAVAWLLYLVWLWISFKEPNRATEVNGTQQNPASVQRADIEQLENGLAQPLLRDSSKKDEDDDEEVDDSEEGTHDSRKPATSIGSAYRLLTPSVKVQLLIYFMLKYAMEILLSESSVITNHYFNWNTSAVAIFLAILGLTVLPVNAVVGTYISNMFEDRQLLMVSQITLLVGIIFSFKITSTYSVVQYVVSALVTFVSAEVLEGVNLSLLSSVMSSRLSRGTYNGGLLSTEAGTLARVVADCTITAAGYLGIGKLLNVTLLPSLVICAASIASTFLTYNSLF; translated from the exons ATGGTTAACTTTGGGAAGAAATTGATGGCTGATCAAATTCCGGAATGGAAAGG GTACTACATAAACTACAAGTTGATGAAGAAGAAAGTAAAACAGTACGGGCAGCAGGTTCAACAGGGTGAGAAAGATCGTCGCCGGGTTCTTAAGGATTTCTCGAAGATGCTTGATGATCAG ATTGAGAAGATTGTCCTATTTCTGTTGGAGCAACAAGGAGCGTTGGCAAGCAGGATAGAGAAATTAGGAAAGCAAAGGGCAATATTAGCAGAACAGCCAGATATATCTGCCATTGCTGAGTTGCGAGAAGCTTACAGGGAAGTTGGCCTGGATCTTATCAAACTTCTCAAATTTGTTGATCTCAATGCGACTGGCATTCGGAAAATTTTGAAGAAGTTTGACAAGCGTTTCGGCTACAGATTTACTGATTACTATGTGACAAGTAGATCGAATCACCCATATTCTCAGCTACAGCAGGTCTTCAAGCATGTG GGTGTTGGAGCTGTTGTTGGAGCGTTGTCACGTAACCTTGCTGACCTTCAAGAGCGGCAGGGAAGTTACTTGTCAATTTACGATCAGCCATCTACTGCTCTTAAG GACCCAATCATTGATATGATAAATTCATCAGTGGATAAGCTAACACGCTCAACAAATTTTCTTAGATTTTTGGGGCAACATGCCCTAATTGTTGGTGAGGAGTCTCCTAGTACtgcagaggaagaagaaatagaagatcaAAAATACCATTTCATGTCCCTTATGCTGAACTTGGTGAACACATTCCTTTACATGGTCAACACATATATCATTGTCCCGACTGCAGATGACTACTCAGTGAGCCTTGGGGCTGCTTCCACTGTTTGTGGTGTTGTTATTGGTTCGATGGCTGTTGCGCAAATATTTTCCTCAGTTTACTTCAGCGCATGGTCCAACAAGTCATATTTCAGACCACTTATTTTCAGCAGTATTGTTCTTTTCTTGGGTAATGTCTGCTACGCAATGGCATATGATATGAAGTCCCTAACAGTCCTCATTATTGGCCGTCTACTCTGTGG AATGGGTTCTGCAAGAGCTGTCAATCGCCGATACATCAGTGATTGTGTCCCTGCAAGGATACGCATGCAGGCTTCAGCAGGATTTGTCAGTGCAAGCGCACTTGGCATGGCTTGTGGGCCTGCATTAGCTGGCTTACTTCAGTGGAAATTTAAGATTTACATGGTTACTTTCAACCAATCAACTCTACCTGGTTGGGTGATGGCTGTTGCATGGCTTCTGTACTTAGTTTGGCTATGGATCTCGTTCAAGGAACCAAATCGTGCCACTGAGGTGAATGGTACCCAGCAAAATCCTGCTTCTG TACAAAGGGCAGATATCGAGCAACTAGAAAATGGACTTGCACAACCATTACTAAGAGATTCAAGCAAaaaagatgaagatgatgacgaaGAAGTCGATGATAGCGAAGAAGGCACACATGATTCTCGCAAACCCGCGACTTCGATTGGTTCAGCATACAGATTGCTTACACCTTCAGTAAAG GTCCAATTGCTGATATATTTCATGCTCAAATACGCGATGGAGATTTTACTTTCTGAGTCAAGTGTTATTACCAATCACTATTTCAATTGGAATACAAGTGCAGTGGCGATATTTCTAGCAATTCTTGGCCTAACAGTTCTTCCTGTTAATGCTGTTGTTGGGACATATATCAGCAACATGTTCGAGGACAG gcAACTCCTGATGGTGTCTCAAATCACACTGCTGGTCGGCATTATTTTCAGCTTCAAAATCACGAGCACATACTCGGTTGTCCAGTATGTCGTCTCAGCACTGGTCACATTTGTGTCTGCTGAAGTTCTTGAAG GAGTGAACCTCTCCCTCCTATCAAGCGTGATGTCGTCCCGTCTCTCCCGTGGCACCTACAATGGCGGGCTCCTCTCGACGGAGGCTGGGACCTTGGCCCGGGTGGTCGCCGACTGCACAATCACTGCAGCAGGGTACCTGGGAATCGGAAAGCTCCTCAATGTGACCTTGCTGCCGTCTCTGGTGATCTGCGCTGCTTCGATCGCGTCAACCTTCCTGACGTACAACTCCCTCTTCTGA
- the LOC4339993 gene encoding uncharacterized protein: MSRKEVVVAAAGGGAGAESGAEGSSSAGSSGGGGELAEALARRRLYREVTLALRTGLRDAKADFSFLRARGLRSLLGFLRSTASATDDSQLLLFRHSQSIPDLQVIPVLFQNSLHQPKEDPVVTLDHIFGVEPMKITSPPTDNEIALALRVLEGCCLLYSRCTALAHKYKAVKVILNILANRGPAEQGVCLDALISLMLDSPPNQMDFEEFSGLEKVAELLKDVQVEEHIRLKCGEFLLLLIGHVYAKENSPIHEQMRILFGEQCASLIWAASRFGSTLDVEQRQMALQIQARRVVESLEPY; encoded by the exons ATGAGCCggaaggaggtggtggtggcggcggctggagggggCGCGGGTGCGGAATCGGGAGCGGAGGGATCTTCATCTGCgggaagcagcggcggcggcggggagctcgcggaggcgctggcgcggcggcggctgtacCGGGAGGTGACGCTGGCGCTGCGCACGGGGCTGCGCGACGCCAAGgccgacttctccttcctccgcgcGCGGGGGCTCcgcagcctcctcggcttcctccgctccaccgcctccgccaccgacgACTCGCAGCTGCTCCTCTTCCGGCATTCCCAGTCTATCCCCGATCTCCAAG TTATTCCTGTTCTCTTTCAGAACTCATTGCATCAACCAAAGGAAGATCCTGTTGTGACCTTGGATCATATATTTGGAGTAGAACCAATGAAGATTACAAGCCCCCCAACAGATAATGAAATTGCTCTCGCTCTTAGAGTCTTGGAAGGATGTTGCCTTTTGTATAGCCGATGCACTGCTCTGGCACACAAGTACAAGGCTGTGAAG GTAATCCTGAATATATTAGCTAACCGAGGTCCAGCTGAGCAAGGAGTGTGCTTGGACGCGCTGATATCGTTGATGTTGGATTCACCCCCCAATCAGATG GATTTCGAGGAATTCAGTGGACTTGAGAAGGTTGCAGAGCTTTTAAAGGATGTGCAAGTAGAAGAGCACATAAG ATTGAAATGTGGGGAGTTCCTACTATTGCTAATTGGGCATGTTTATGCGAAAGAAAACTCTCCCATACACGAACAAATGAGAATTTTGTTCGGCGAGCAGTGCGCATCACTGATATGGGCAGCAAGTCGGTTTGGCTCCACTCTCGACGTGGAGCAGAGGCAGATGGCCTTGCAAATACAAGCAAGGAGAGTTGTTGAATCCTTGGAGCCCTACTAA
- the LOC4339991 gene encoding short-chain dehydrogenase TIC 32 B, chloroplastic isoform X2, which produces MLTSLRYLAGTAGASGFGSRATAEDATAACSDLRHITAIITGATSGIGAETARVLAKRGARLVLPARSLKAAAEARARLLAECPAAAGDVVVMPLDLSSLASVRRFAARFLALGLPLNLLINNAGKFADRFALSDDGVEMTFATNYLGHFLLTKLLMEKMAETAAATGVEGRIVNVSSTIHSWFAGDDAVGYIDAVTRRKIPYDPTRAYALSKLANVLHTRALADRLKEMKANVTANCVHPGIVRTRLIRERDGLVTNTVFFLASKLLKTIPQAAATTCYVAVHPAVAGVSGKYFADCNEASPSRLGSNADEAAKLWRFSDEVAAEEKEESVHAGSFRLQVQSSNADRGLAFA; this is translated from the exons ATGCTGACCTCGCTGAGATACCTGGCCGGCACGGCGGGGGCGAGCGGCTTCGGGTCGCGCGCCACCGCGGAGGACGCCACCGCGGCCTGCTCCGACCTCCGCCACATCACCGCCATCATCACCGGGGCGACGTCGGGGATAGGGGCGGAGACGGCGAGGGTGCTGGCGAAGCGAGGGGCGAGGCTGGTGCTGCCGGCGAGGAGCctcaaggcggcggcggaggcgcgggcgcGGCTGCTCGCCGagtgccccgccgccgccggcgacgtggtgGTGATGCCGCTGGACCTCAGCTCGCTCGCCTccgtccgccgcttcgccgcccGATTCCTCGCGCTCGGCCTCCCTCTCAACCTCCTCAT CAACAACGCCGGCAAGTTCGCCGACCGATTCGCCTTGTCCGACGACGGCGTCGAGATGACCTTCGCCACAAACTACTTGG GGCACTTCCTGCTGACGAAGCTGCTGATGGAGAAgatggcggagacggcggcggcgaccggcgtcgAGGGCCGCATCGTCAACGTATCCTCCACAATCCACAGCTggttcgccggcgacgacgccgtcggCTACATCGACGCCGTCACGCGCAGGAAGAT ACCGTACGATCCGACGAGAGCCTACGCGCTCTCCAAGCTGGCCAACGTTCTCCACACGAGGGCACTCGCGGATCGGCTCAAG GAGATGAAAGCCAACGTGACGGCAAACTGCGTCCACCCTGGTATCGTCAGGACCCGGCTCATCCGAGAACGCGACGGCCTTGTCACCA ATACAGTCTTCTTCCTGGCGTCCAAGCTGCTCAAGACGATCCCTCAG gcggcggcgacgacgtgctACGTGGCGGTGCACCCGGCGGTGGCCGGAGTGTCCGGCAAGTACTTCGCCGACTGCAACGAGGCGTCGCCGTCGAGGCTGGGATCCAACGCCGACGAGGCCGCCAAGCTGTGGAGATTCTCCGACGAGGTCGCtgcggaggagaaggaggagagtgTTCATGCCGGCAGCTTCAGGCTCCAGGTTCAGAGCTCCAATGCAGACCGTGGCTTGGCTTTCGCCTAG
- the LOC4339991 gene encoding short-chain dehydrogenase TIC 32 B, chloroplastic isoform X1 has product MLTSLRYLAGTAGASGFGSRATAEDATAACSDLRHITAIITGATSGIGAETARVLAKRGARLVLPARSLKAAAEARARLLAECPAAAGDVVVMPLDLSSLASVRRFAARFLALGLPLNLLINNAGKFADRFALSDDGVEMTFATNYLGHFLLTKLLMEKMAETAAATGVEGRIVNVSSTIHSWFAGDDAVGYIDAVTRRKMCVEPYDPTRAYALSKLANVLHTRALADRLKEMKANVTANCVHPGIVRTRLIRERDGLVTNTVFFLASKLLKTIPQAAATTCYVAVHPAVAGVSGKYFADCNEASPSRLGSNADEAAKLWRFSDEVAAEEKEESVHAGSFRLQVQSSNADRGLAFA; this is encoded by the exons ATGCTGACCTCGCTGAGATACCTGGCCGGCACGGCGGGGGCGAGCGGCTTCGGGTCGCGCGCCACCGCGGAGGACGCCACCGCGGCCTGCTCCGACCTCCGCCACATCACCGCCATCATCACCGGGGCGACGTCGGGGATAGGGGCGGAGACGGCGAGGGTGCTGGCGAAGCGAGGGGCGAGGCTGGTGCTGCCGGCGAGGAGCctcaaggcggcggcggaggcgcgggcgcGGCTGCTCGCCGagtgccccgccgccgccggcgacgtggtgGTGATGCCGCTGGACCTCAGCTCGCTCGCCTccgtccgccgcttcgccgcccGATTCCTCGCGCTCGGCCTCCCTCTCAACCTCCTCAT CAACAACGCCGGCAAGTTCGCCGACCGATTCGCCTTGTCCGACGACGGCGTCGAGATGACCTTCGCCACAAACTACTTGG GGCACTTCCTGCTGACGAAGCTGCTGATGGAGAAgatggcggagacggcggcggcgaccggcgtcgAGGGCCGCATCGTCAACGTATCCTCCACAATCCACAGCTggttcgccggcgacgacgccgtcggCTACATCGACGCCGTCACGCGCAGGAAGATGTGCGTAGA ACCGTACGATCCGACGAGAGCCTACGCGCTCTCCAAGCTGGCCAACGTTCTCCACACGAGGGCACTCGCGGATCGGCTCAAG GAGATGAAAGCCAACGTGACGGCAAACTGCGTCCACCCTGGTATCGTCAGGACCCGGCTCATCCGAGAACGCGACGGCCTTGTCACCA ATACAGTCTTCTTCCTGGCGTCCAAGCTGCTCAAGACGATCCCTCAG gcggcggcgacgacgtgctACGTGGCGGTGCACCCGGCGGTGGCCGGAGTGTCCGGCAAGTACTTCGCCGACTGCAACGAGGCGTCGCCGTCGAGGCTGGGATCCAACGCCGACGAGGCCGCCAAGCTGTGGAGATTCTCCGACGAGGTCGCtgcggaggagaaggaggagagtgTTCATGCCGGCAGCTTCAGGCTCCAGGTTCAGAGCTCCAATGCAGACCGTGGCTTGGCTTTCGCCTAG
- the LOC4339992 gene encoding BTB/POZ domain-containing protein At3g05675, with protein MEPSDLVDGYKFGDQTTSDVRVCFKRADDQAEWFCCHSSVLSGNSKYFADWLSRNDIGSNNCIGVDCISADYEHYVKVLKLIYLPAESIIDSFESVRSAVGVLRASTLLKCELITRSCIEYLEAASWDEKEEEEILEVAQSLGSEEAVALLARLQAPNVSAVKNVFISAIRFATSMESPSPPFLDDLKTSAQEQIDFMLHEDDDTALVTMDEDVRSVVREGLKKLFSTLKIGLDLLTSEYEQLPEQAEQRVLCSLADIDWMANVLTKIEMMNEFVSGWSEISGYVLSVVQDKKYSSGLWLVKAKLIEVTGKAFDAVGYGSVVFPASSRVHFLRMWLPFMQTTKRLLDEKSKDDAIPQMDADLFQNIEGAIVSLVLALPSGDQADILGEWMKNAEQFRYPDLTEAFEVWCYRSKTAKRRLVGGLNGSGNPTVSL; from the coding sequence ATGGAACCATCCGATCTAGTTGATGGATACAAGTTCGGTGATCAAACTACAAGCGATGTTCGTGTTTGCTTTAAACGGGCCGATGACCAGGCAGAATGGTTTTGCTGCCATTCATCTGTGCTTTCCGGAAATAGCAAGTATTTTGCAGACTGGCTTAGCAGAAATGACATTGGTTCAAACAACTGCATTGGGGTTGACTGTATAAGTGCTGACTATGAACATTATGTCAAGGTGTTGAAGTTAATATATCTTCCTGCAGAATCAATTATAGATTCTTTTGAATCTGTTAGGTCAGCGGTTGGCGTGCTTCGAGCGTCAACACTTCTCAAATGTGAGTTAATTACCAGAAGCTGCATTGAATACCTTGAAGCAGCTTCATGGGATgaaaaagaggaggaagagatttTGGAAGTAGCTCAGAGCCTTGGCTCAGAGGAAGCAGTAGCTCTGTTAGCCCGTCTTCAAGCCCCAAATGTTTCTGCTGTGAAGAATGTCTTCATCTCTGCCATTCGTTTTGCTACGTCCATGGAAAGTCCATCTCCTCCTTTCTTGGATGATCTCAAGACTTCTGCTCAGGAGCAAATTGACTTCATGCTCCATGAGGACGATGACACTGCTTTGGTTACAATGGATGAGGATGTGAGGTCTGTGGTGCGAGAAGGATTGAAAAAACTGTTCTCCACGCTTAAGATTGGACTAGATCTGTTGACCTCGGAGTATGAGCAATTGCCTGAACAGGCAGAACAAAGGGTTCTCTGTAGTTTAGCTGACATTGACTGGATGGCTAATGTCTTGACAAAGATTGAGATGATGAACGAGTTTGTCTCTGGTTGGTCAGAAATCTCTGGCTATGTTCTTTCAGTTGTTCAGGATAAGAAGTATAGCTCAGGATTGTGGCTTGTAAAAGCAAAACTTATTGAAGTGACTGGAAAGGCCTTTGATGCTGTTGGCTATGGCTCTGTGGTTTTCCCAGCATCATCCAGAGTTCATTTTCTGCGGATGTGGCTTCCATTCATGCAAACAACGAAGCGCTTGCTTGATGAAAAGTCGAAGGATGATGCGATTCCACAGATGGATGCAGACTTGTTTCAGAACATTGAGGGTGCAATAGTCTCATTGGTGTTAGCATTGCCATCAGGTGATCAGGCAGACATTCTTGGAGAGTGGATGAAGAATGCAGAGCAGTTCAGATATCCTGATCTCACTGAGGCATTTGAGGTGTGGTGTTACCGTAGTAAAACGGCAAAGAGGAGGCTAGTAGGAGGGCTAAACGGGAGTGGCAACCCCACAGTCAGCTTGTAA